In the genome of Anomalospiza imberbis isolate Cuckoo-Finch-1a 21T00152 chromosome 29, ASM3175350v1, whole genome shotgun sequence, one region contains:
- the CTSK gene encoding cathepsin K, translating into MWWPMLLALLVPAALAQLHPERELDAQWELWKKTHRKQYNGQADEVTRRLIWEKNLKYINTHNLEHSLGVHTFELSMNHLGDMTSEEVVRTMTGLKVPRGHQRHNETLFVPDWTERAPAAMDWRKKGYVTPVKNQGQCGSCWAFSSVGALEGQLKRKTGKLLSLSPQNLVDCVANNDGCGGGYMTNAFEYVRQNRGIDSEDSYPYIGQDESCMYSPTGKAAKCRGYREIPEGNEKALKRAVARIGPISVGIDASLPSFQFYSRGVYYDESCNAENINHAVLAVGYGAQKGTKHWIIKNSWGEEWGNKGYVLLARNMNNACGVANLASFPKM; encoded by the exons ATGTGGTGGCCcatgctgctggccctgctggtcCCTGCGGCGCTGGCCCAGTTGCACCCGGAGCGGGAACTGGACGCGCAGTGGgagctgtggaaaaaaacccaccgcAAGCAGTACAATGGCCAG GCGGACGAGGTGACACGGAGGCTGATTTGGGAGAAGAACCTCAAATACATCAACACCCACAACCTGGAGCATTCCCTGGGCGTCCACACCTTCGAGCTGTCCATGAACCACCTGGGTGACATG ACCAGCGAGGAGGTGGTGAGGACAATGACCGGGCTGAAGGTGCCCCGTGGTCACCAACGCCACAACGAGACGCTCTTTGTCCCCGACTGGACCGAGAGAGCCCCGGCTGCCATGGACTGGCGCAAGAAAGGCTACGTGACCCCTGTCAAGAACCAG GGCCAGTGCGGTTCGTGCTGGGCTTTCAGCTCGGTGGGTgccctggaggggcagctgaagaggaaaacagggaaaCTGCTGTCCCTCAGCCCCCAAAACCTGGTGGACTGCGTGGCCAACAACGACGGCTGCGGGGGCGGGTACATGACCAACGCCTTCGAGTACGTCCGGCAGAACCGCGGCATCGACTCCGAGGACTCCTATCCCTACATCGGCCAG GACGAGAGCTGCATGTACAGCCCCACCGGGAAGGCGGCCAAGTGCCGCGGCTACCGCGAGATTCCCGAAGGCAATGAGAAGGCTTTGAAGAGGGCGGTGGCCCGGATTGGTCCCATCTCCGTGGGCATCGACGCCAGCCTGCCCTCCTTCCAGTTCTACAGCCGGG GCGTGTACTACGACGAGAGCTGCAACGCCGAGAACATCAACCACGCCGTGCTGGCCGTGGGCTACGGGGCACAGAAGGGCACCAAGCACTGGATCATCAAGAACAG CTGGGGCGAGGAATGGGGCAACAAGGGCTACGTCCTCCTTGCCCGCAACATGAACAACGCCTGTGGTGTGGCCAACCTGGCCAGCTTCCCCAAGATGTGA